The genome window GGTGCCCCCTCGGTGGGTGNNNNNNNNNNCCCTCGGTGGGTGCCCCCTTGGTGGGTACCACCTTGGTGGGTGCCCCCTCGGTGGGTGCCCCCCTCGCTGCTCCATCGCCGCTCTCTTTGCAGGAAGGACAAGGATGGGACCAGCCACGTTCCTCGgcctctgcctgctgggcttCCTGGCGCTGCCCTCGCTGCCAGgtgagccccctgcccccagcccctgcccctcgcCTTCTCATGACCCCCCCAACCCCATttggctgctgccctgcctgccccggccCCACGGACACCCCGTCCCCCCCAGCTCTTTGCATCGCCCCAAGGATGGAGCACCcatgggggggggaaggtgctcAGGGTGCCCCAAGAAGCAGCGGCTCAGCACCTCCTGCGATGGTGGAGGTGGGGCAGGGCACCCCTGGGCTCCCTGCTGAGgggggcagggctgggccccCCCTCACCAAGCTCCCTGTGCCATGCAGGGGTGCAGGCCAGCAAgtgccccaggggctggctgGACTTCAGGGGGAGCTGCTACGGGTACTTCGGGCAGGAGCTCACCTGGAAGAAGGCAGAGGTAGGTAGGGGTCCCTGCAGGGGGGTCCCGGGCCCCCCActgccctggcagcccccagaccccccaGTAACCTgtccatcccccccccccaggcttgGTGCAAGGTGATCCACGCGGGCTGCCACCTCgcctccctgcacagccccgAGGAGCACACAGCCGTCGCCAGGTTCGTCGCCAAGTTCCAGCGCAGCGAGGAGGAGGGCAACGTCTGGATCGGCCTCCACCACTGGGTGAGCGCCGTGGGGTGCCCGGGgcccccacgtcccccccccTACATGGGTGCCCTGAACGCGCCCTGCCTGGGCGCAGGGGGACCAGGCCGGGTTGCCCCCGGTTTGCTCCCATCCTGGAGCAGGTCCCTGGCCCTGGCtgccccccgtgtccccccgtgtcccctccgTGTCCCCCCGCACCCTGGCTCCGTGCCCACGCAGCCCCCGAGCCGCCCgcagccccacgcagccccgTCCCCTAAcgccagccttcctcctcccgcGGCACAGAACCAAGCCCGGGTGTGGATAGACGGCTCCAAGAAGCGCTACTCTGCCTGGGACGACGACGAGCTCCCCAAGGGAAAGTACTGCACGGTGCTGGAGGGCTCCTCGGGTGAGCGGGGACGCTGGTGGTCCcgtgggggggcggggggacggTCCCTGCTCTCGGCACCGCTGGTCCCACTGGGGCCAGGATGCTCCCGGACCCCCCGCCCCGAGCAAGGGTCTCCTGgcccagcccccccccgccccccagcaCTGGCTCTGCCCTC of Oxyura jamaicensis isolate SHBP4307 breed ruddy duck unplaced genomic scaffold, BPBGC_Ojam_1.0 oxyUn_random_OJ196, whole genome shotgun sequence contains these proteins:
- the LOC118158813 gene encoding rheacalcin-1-like; the protein is MGPATFLGLCLLGFLALPSLPGVQASKCPRGWLDFRGSCYGYFGQELTWKKAEAWCKVIHAGCHLASLHSPEEHTAVARFVAKFQRSEEEGNVWIGLHHWNQARVWIDGSKKRYSAWDDDELPKGKYCTVLEGSSGFMSWEDNLCSERNPFVCKYSA